From Deltaproteobacteria bacterium, the proteins below share one genomic window:
- the gatB gene encoding Asp-tRNA(Asn)/Glu-tRNA(Gln) amidotransferase subunit GatB translates to MSYETVIGLEVHAQILTESKIFCGCSTRFGEGPNRNTCPVCMGFPGVLPVLNRKVVEHTIRTGLATHCAIARHSRWARKNYFYPDLPKGYQISQYELPLCTGGHVDVSVDGAAKRVRLTRIHMEEDAGKNIHDARGDHSLVDLNRAGVPLMEIVSEPDMRNPGEAGEYLRTLRSILEYLEVCDGNMEEGSFRCDANVSLREAGDEELGVKVEIKNLNSFKAVEKALEHEIRRQGQVLSDGGTVVQETRLWDPDAEVTRSMRSKEHAHDYRYFPDPDLLPLEIDEAWIDEIRATLPELAQERQSRFVEQYGLPAYDADILTQRRDVADYFESAVKAHANPKAIANWLMGDLFRVLKERKLDAALRIESWPVEADDLARMVRLVDEGTISGKLAKTVFNDMLETGKGPDAIVKEKGLEQVSDTGALDAAVDEVLAACAAQVEEFRAGKEKVFGFLVGQVMKATRGKANPQMVNEILRGKLQG, encoded by the coding sequence ATGAGCTACGAAACGGTCATCGGTCTGGAGGTGCACGCGCAGATCCTGACCGAATCGAAGATCTTCTGTGGTTGCTCCACCCGCTTCGGCGAGGGGCCGAACCGGAATACCTGCCCGGTGTGCATGGGCTTTCCGGGGGTGTTGCCGGTGCTGAACCGAAAGGTGGTGGAGCACACCATCCGCACCGGGCTGGCCACCCACTGTGCCATCGCCCGGCACAGCCGCTGGGCGCGCAAGAACTACTTCTACCCGGACCTGCCCAAGGGCTACCAGATCAGCCAGTACGAGCTGCCGTTGTGCACGGGCGGCCACGTGGACGTGAGCGTGGACGGCGCCGCGAAGCGGGTGCGGCTCACCCGCATCCACATGGAGGAGGACGCGGGCAAGAACATTCACGACGCCCGCGGCGACCACAGCCTGGTGGACCTCAACCGCGCGGGGGTGCCGCTCATGGAGATCGTGAGCGAACCCGATATGCGCAACCCCGGCGAGGCCGGCGAGTACCTGAGGACCCTGCGCTCGATCCTGGAGTACCTCGAGGTGTGCGACGGCAACATGGAGGAAGGGAGCTTTCGCTGCGACGCCAATGTGTCACTGCGAGAGGCGGGGGACGAGGAGCTGGGCGTCAAGGTGGAAATCAAGAACCTCAACTCCTTCAAGGCGGTGGAGAAGGCGCTGGAACACGAGATCCGGCGCCAGGGACAGGTGCTTTCCGACGGCGGCACGGTGGTGCAGGAGACGCGGCTGTGGGACCCGGATGCGGAAGTCACCCGGTCCATGCGCTCCAAGGAGCACGCCCACGACTACCGCTACTTCCCCGATCCGGACCTGCTGCCGCTGGAGATCGACGAGGCCTGGATCGACGAGATCCGCGCCACCCTGCCCGAATTGGCGCAGGAGCGGCAGAGCCGTTTCGTGGAGCAGTACGGCCTGCCTGCCTACGACGCGGACATCCTCACGCAGCGGCGCGACGTGGCCGACTACTTCGAGTCCGCGGTCAAGGCCCACGCCAATCCCAAGGCCATCGCCAACTGGCTCATGGGCGACCTCTTCCGGGTGCTCAAGGAGCGCAAGCTGGACGCCGCGCTGCGCATCGAGAGCTGGCCCGTGGAGGCTGACGATCTGGCGCGGATGGTGCGGTTGGTGGACGAGGGCACGATCAGCGGAAAGCTCGCCAAGACCGTCTTCAACGACATGCTGGAGACCGGCAAGGGGCCGGACGCCATCGTCAAGGAGAAGGGCCTGGAGCAGGTGTCCGACACCGGCGCCCTGGACGCGGCGGTGGACGAGGTGCTGGCGGCGTGCGCGGCGCAGGTGGAGGAGTTCCGCGCCGGCAAGGAGAAGGTCTTCGGCTTCCTGGTGGGTCAGGTGATGAAGGCGACGCGGGGGAAGGCGAATCCGCAGATGGTGAACGAGATTCTGCGGGGCAAACTTCAGGGCTGA
- the gatC gene encoding Asp-tRNA(Asn)/Glu-tRNA(Gln) amidotransferase subunit GatC, with product MKITSEEVRHVATLARLDLAQDEQERLAGELDRILEYMDKLSELDTDGVEPQSHAVDVVNVLRPDRVVNQPRTEDMLRNAPARDDDFLSVPKIIE from the coding sequence GTGAAAATCACCAGCGAAGAGGTCCGGCACGTCGCCACCCTCGCGCGCCTGGATCTCGCTCAGGACGAGCAGGAAAGGCTTGCCGGCGAACTCGACCGCATCCTCGAATACATGGACAAGCTGAGCGAGCTCGACACCGACGGCGTCGAGCCCCAGTCCCACGCGGTGGACGTGGTCAACGTCCTGCGCCCGGACCGGGTCGTCAACCAGCCGCGGACCGAGGACATGCTGCGCAACGCCCCCGCACGGGACGACGACTTCCTGAGCGTCCCGAAAATCATTGAATGA
- a CDS encoding thiolase family protein, producing the protein MANLGGKYAIVGVGETQVGKRPDGTTHSLHLEAIRACLDDAGIRGDAVDGFVTNQPLNDAHRSYAVRLAHMAGITPVYATDLALGGATPIAMVQHAVMAIDAGMCHTVVCVHARKRSTGDATPGYPIRRGDEHWERPWGHFAAAAGHALAAQRHMYEFGTRSEDLAEIAISTRRHASLNANATMRKPITLEDHQQSRMIVEPLHLLDCSLESDGGGAVLVTSLERAKDFPRPPVVILGMGQHHPHFSLLDAPTLTTLGGRKSSRMAYDMAGLEPRDMDFAELYDCFTITAMITLEDYGFCEKGEGKDFVKDGRIGLGGEIPLNTHGGLLSQAHLEGMLHLTEGARQLRGNDVEPERQVADAKVGIISGHGGSLAMHASLILGTA; encoded by the coding sequence ATGGCCAATCTCGGGGGAAAATACGCCATCGTCGGCGTGGGCGAAACGCAAGTAGGCAAGCGTCCGGACGGAACCACGCACTCGCTGCATCTGGAAGCGATCCGTGCGTGTCTCGACGACGCGGGCATCCGCGGCGACGCGGTGGACGGTTTCGTCACCAACCAGCCGCTCAACGACGCTCACCGGAGCTACGCCGTGCGGCTGGCGCACATGGCCGGCATCACCCCGGTGTACGCCACCGACCTGGCCCTGGGCGGCGCCACGCCCATCGCCATGGTGCAGCACGCGGTCATGGCCATCGACGCGGGCATGTGCCACACGGTGGTGTGCGTGCACGCGCGCAAGCGCTCCACCGGCGACGCCACTCCCGGCTACCCCATCCGCCGGGGAGACGAGCACTGGGAGCGGCCCTGGGGGCACTTCGCCGCGGCGGCCGGGCACGCCCTGGCGGCCCAGCGCCACATGTACGAGTTCGGCACCCGCAGCGAGGACCTGGCGGAGATCGCCATCTCTACGCGCCGGCACGCGTCGCTGAACGCCAACGCCACCATGCGGAAACCCATCACGCTGGAGGACCACCAGCAGTCCCGCATGATCGTCGAACCGCTGCACCTGCTGGACTGCTCGCTGGAGTCCGACGGCGGCGGCGCCGTGCTGGTCACCAGCCTGGAACGCGCCAAGGACTTCCCCAGGCCGCCGGTGGTGATCCTCGGCATGGGCCAGCACCACCCCCATTTCAGCCTGCTGGACGCGCCCACCCTCACCACCCTGGGCGGCCGCAAGTCCTCGCGCATGGCCTACGACATGGCCGGCCTGGAGCCCAGGGACATGGACTTCGCCGAGCTCTACGACTGCTTCACCATCACCGCGATGATCACCCTGGAGGACTACGGCTTCTGCGAGAAGGGCGAGGGCAAGGACTTCGTCAAGGACGGCCGCATCGGCCTCGGCGGCGAGATCCCCCTCAACACCCACGGCGGCCTCCTGTCCCAGGCCCACCTGGAGGGAATGCTCCACCTCACCGAAGGCGCCCGCCAGCTCCGCGGCAACGACGTCGAGCCCGAGCGGCAAGTGGCCGACGCCAAGGTCGGCATCATCAGCGGACACGGCGGCAGCCTGGCCATGCATGCGTCGTTGATACTCGGGACGGCGTAA
- a CDS encoding YraN family protein: MSDPRQSLGKAGEELAERYLKRQGYAIVERNYRCPLGEIDLIALDKRAVVFVEVKTRRVDTAGAPLESVNGAKQQRLKRAAMHYLNRHHLHDRDVQFDVVGISLRSDPPAVRHVRRAFDFSEP; encoded by the coding sequence ATGAGTGATCCGCGGCAGTCCCTGGGCAAGGCGGGCGAAGAACTCGCCGAACGCTACCTCAAGCGCCAGGGCTACGCCATCGTCGAACGCAACTACCGGTGCCCGTTGGGCGAGATCGATCTGATCGCACTCGACAAACGCGCCGTGGTGTTCGTCGAGGTGAAGACTCGCAGGGTGGACACGGCGGGCGCGCCGCTGGAATCGGTCAACGGCGCCAAGCAGCAGCGCTTGAAGCGCGCCGCGATGCACTATCTCAACAGACATCACTTGCATGACCGGGACGTGCAGTTCGACGTGGTCGGCATTTCGTTGCGTTCGGACCCGCCGGCGGTGCGCCACGTCCGGCGTGCGTTCGATTTCTCGGAGCCATAG
- the gatA gene encoding Asp-tRNA(Asn)/Glu-tRNA(Gln) amidotransferase subunit GatA — MTTDPCLLSIHELHDRLRRRELSAVELAEALFARIDATDHAIGAYLTVCREQGMEAARQADARFAAGDTPSKLLGIPVALKDVLLTDGVATTCASRILDGFTPPYDGTAVRRLKDAGAVPVGKTNMDEFAMGSSTENSGYAVTRNPWNLDHVPGGSSGGSAAAVAAGQCIAALGTDTGGSIRQPAAFCGIVGLKPTYGRVSRYGVVAYASSLDQVGPMTRDVTDCALVLQAIAGHDPADSTSVDVPVPDYTAALTGDVKGMRIGVPKEFFAAGLQPEVEQAVRQGILELEKAGAVVTEVSLPRNDYAVAAYYVIAAAEASSNLARYDGMRYGPRAEAADLTATYMKSRAQGFGKEVKRRIMLGTYVLSAGYYDAYYIKAQKVRTLLKQDMESALSRCDAIVAPTCPTTAFKLDEMTHDPLQMYLSDILTISVNLAGLPALSVPCGFDDNGLPIGLQIIGKHFDEATLLRLGYAYEQATEWHTLRPNL; from the coding sequence ATGACCACCGATCCGTGTCTTCTCAGCATCCATGAACTGCATGACCGCCTGCGCCGCCGGGAGTTGAGCGCCGTCGAGTTGGCGGAAGCGCTGTTCGCGCGCATCGACGCCACGGACCACGCCATCGGCGCCTATCTCACGGTGTGCCGCGAGCAAGGCATGGAAGCCGCGCGCCAGGCGGACGCACGCTTCGCCGCGGGCGACACGCCGTCGAAGCTGCTCGGCATCCCCGTGGCCCTCAAGGACGTCCTCCTCACCGACGGTGTGGCCACCACCTGCGCGTCCAGGATCCTGGACGGGTTCACGCCGCCCTACGACGGCACCGCGGTGCGCCGCCTCAAGGACGCGGGGGCGGTGCCCGTGGGCAAGACCAACATGGACGAGTTCGCCATGGGCTCCTCCACCGAGAACTCCGGCTACGCCGTCACGCGCAACCCCTGGAACCTCGACCACGTGCCGGGCGGCTCCTCCGGCGGTTCCGCCGCCGCCGTGGCCGCCGGCCAGTGCATTGCCGCGCTGGGAACGGACACCGGCGGCTCCATCCGCCAGCCGGCGGCCTTCTGCGGCATCGTCGGCCTCAAGCCCACCTACGGACGGGTGAGCCGGTACGGCGTGGTGGCTTATGCGTCGTCGCTCGACCAGGTGGGGCCGATGACGCGTGACGTCACCGACTGCGCGCTGGTGCTCCAGGCCATCGCCGGCCACGACCCCGCCGACTCGACCTCGGTGGACGTGCCGGTGCCCGACTACACCGCCGCGCTGACCGGCGACGTCAAGGGGATGCGTATCGGCGTTCCCAAGGAATTCTTCGCGGCGGGGCTACAGCCCGAGGTGGAGCAGGCGGTGCGGCAGGGCATCCTGGAACTGGAGAAGGCCGGCGCCGTGGTGACCGAGGTATCGCTCCCGCGGAACGACTACGCCGTGGCCGCCTACTACGTCATCGCCGCCGCCGAGGCCAGCTCCAACCTGGCGCGCTACGACGGCATGCGCTACGGCCCCCGGGCCGAAGCCGCGGACCTCACCGCCACCTACATGAAGAGCCGCGCCCAGGGGTTCGGGAAGGAAGTGAAACGGCGCATCATGCTCGGCACCTACGTGCTGTCCGCCGGCTACTACGACGCCTACTACATCAAGGCACAGAAGGTACGAACGCTGCTGAAGCAGGACATGGAATCGGCCCTGAGCCGCTGCGACGCCATCGTCGCCCCCACCTGCCCCACCACCGCCTTCAAGCTCGACGAGATGACCCACGACCCCCTGCAAATGTACCTCTCGGACATCCTCACCATCTCGGTAAACCTGGCGGGGCTCCCCGCGCTGTCAGTGCCGTGCGGTTTCGACGACAACGGCCTCCCCATAGGCCTGCAGATCATAGGGAAGCACTTCGACGAGGCCACGCTGCTACGGCTGGGGTACGCCTACGAGCAGGCGACGGAGTGGCACACGTTACGACCCAACCTATAG
- a CDS encoding ribonuclease HII has translation MPGKRTLPEPSRPGRLLAPERRGPDGTVFEMDALARGFRRIAGVDEVGRGPLAGPVVAAAVVFESGVFNPDVKDSKLLTPKKRERLVGWIQGHAVAWAVGVADPGEIDRLNILRASLLAMARAVRGLEVAPDFLMIDGPYGIPTASLLEDDGYPTAPPAQRTIKGGDRVCFSIAAASIIAKVARDRMMVELDAAYPEYGFASHKGYRSRRHSEALDRYGPCPVHRRSFKPVRDWVEQRAPTSLLREGLPVPLSGATK, from the coding sequence ATGCCCGGCAAACGAACCCTCCCCGAACCCTCCCGTCCCGGCCGGTTGCTCGCTCCGGAGCGCCGCGGACCCGACGGCACCGTCTTTGAAATGGATGCGCTCGCGCGCGGCTTCCGGCGCATCGCCGGGGTGGACGAGGTCGGGCGCGGTCCCCTGGCGGGGCCGGTGGTGGCCGCGGCGGTGGTGTTCGAGTCCGGCGTCTTCAATCCCGACGTCAAGGATTCCAAGCTGCTGACGCCCAAGAAGCGCGAGCGTCTTGTCGGGTGGATACAGGGCCACGCGGTTGCCTGGGCCGTGGGGGTTGCCGATCCAGGCGAGATCGACCGCCTCAACATCCTGCGCGCGAGCCTGCTGGCCATGGCGCGGGCGGTCCGGGGCCTGGAAGTCGCGCCGGACTTCCTCATGATCGACGGTCCCTACGGCATTCCCACCGCCAGCCTGCTGGAGGATGACGGTTACCCTACCGCGCCGCCGGCGCAGCGCACGATCAAGGGCGGGGACCGGGTGTGCTTCTCCATCGCGGCCGCATCGATCATCGCCAAGGTGGCCCGGGACCGCATGATGGTGGAGTTGGACGCCGCGTATCCGGAGTACGGGTTCGCCAGCCACAAGGGCTACCGCAGCCGCCGCCACTCCGAGGCTTTGGACCGCTACGGTCCCTGTCCCGTCCACCGGCGGAGCTTCAAGCCCGTGCGGGATTGGGTGGAACAACGCGCTCCAACGTCGCTGTTGCGGGAAGGCTTGCCGGTGCCGCTCTCAGGTGCCACAAAATGA
- a CDS encoding DUF262 domain-containing protein, translating to MKAGEVVFQRLLDGKIQYVVPLYQRPYSWGEKQWEQLWSDIVEIYRLQEPRNHFIGSVVTQQVTTSPEGASKYLLIDGQQRMTTLFILLSIIRDHAGQEDYPSLAAEIHNSCLVNQYATGPDHTKFVPTQGDRDAFQALIVETEPNREPAGCVRRTAIDDARKYFSDQVFGERNGGGAFDLRNLYRCIVTHLDMVSIHLDAQDSPNRIFESLNNTGLPLSVADLIRNYLLMSISDVDTQQREYENCWRPMEQLFPGEQIPTAFFWNYLMMDGSLPRQDDTYDEIKDRFQSLTPDASVERLRDFYQFARHYAKISETKSHDSADPKAIQKLLLTPGSLDAELGLAMRYWRLKQWDVVVADPFLMRAMDRAAKGEIVLRDVVEVVKLIESFVVRRTICGVPTNSVRRIFAQMIEQIDWEDVVGSVRGHLLNNSWPTDEEFRSRMRQYRLYNKQRLSRTRLVLWTIECCRGHNETPALTDDITIEHVMPQTLSAEWERDLGASAAEVHEQWLDTIGNLTLSGYNPTLSNKPFAEKQLILADSHFALNTAMRDQRAWGEVEIQRRGEGLAAEAALIWQR from the coding sequence GTGAAAGCTGGCGAAGTGGTTTTTCAGAGGTTGCTCGATGGTAAGATTCAGTATGTGGTCCCGTTGTACCAACGTCCCTACAGTTGGGGCGAAAAACAATGGGAACAGCTCTGGAGCGACATTGTCGAAATCTACCGATTACAAGAACCGCGAAACCATTTTATCGGCTCCGTCGTCACACAACAGGTTACGACATCACCTGAGGGCGCATCCAAGTACTTGCTGATTGACGGCCAGCAACGCATGACTACTCTATTCATCTTGCTCAGTATCATTCGTGACCATGCCGGACAAGAAGATTACCCCAGTTTGGCGGCGGAGATACACAACAGTTGCTTGGTTAACCAGTACGCTACGGGGCCTGACCACACGAAATTTGTCCCTACACAAGGAGATCGGGACGCTTTTCAGGCACTGATAGTAGAAACAGAGCCCAATAGGGAACCTGCCGGTTGTGTTCGCCGAACCGCAATAGACGACGCTCGTAAGTACTTCAGTGACCAGGTGTTCGGCGAACGAAACGGCGGAGGCGCTTTCGATTTGCGGAACTTGTACCGCTGTATAGTAACCCATCTTGACATGGTAAGTATCCACCTAGATGCGCAAGACAGCCCCAACAGGATCTTCGAGAGTTTGAACAATACAGGTCTACCTCTCAGCGTCGCCGATCTGATCCGCAATTACCTCCTGATGAGTATTTCTGACGTGGATACTCAACAAAGAGAATACGAGAATTGTTGGCGACCCATGGAGCAGTTGTTTCCGGGTGAGCAGATTCCGACAGCTTTCTTTTGGAACTATTTGATGATGGATGGCAGCTTGCCACGCCAAGATGACACTTATGACGAGATAAAGGATAGGTTTCAGTCGCTGACCCCAGACGCGTCGGTCGAAAGGTTGAGAGATTTCTATCAATTTGCGCGCCATTACGCGAAGATCTCAGAAACAAAGTCGCATGACTCCGCGGATCCGAAGGCAATACAGAAGCTACTCTTGACGCCGGGGTCGTTGGACGCCGAACTAGGACTGGCGATGCGGTACTGGCGGTTGAAGCAATGGGACGTTGTCGTAGCGGACCCTTTTCTAATGAGGGCTATGGACCGAGCGGCAAAAGGAGAAATCGTACTCCGCGATGTGGTCGAAGTAGTGAAGTTGATCGAATCATTTGTGGTGCGGCGAACCATTTGCGGCGTCCCTACGAACTCGGTGCGGCGGATATTTGCACAGATGATCGAGCAAATTGACTGGGAGGATGTCGTTGGGAGCGTGAGGGGACATCTGTTAAATAATAGTTGGCCGACGGACGAAGAGTTCCGCTCGAGGATGCGGCAGTACAGGCTTTACAATAAGCAGCGTCTGAGCCGGACGCGACTAGTGCTATGGACAATAGAGTGTTGCCGTGGCCATAATGAAACCCCGGCGTTGACTGACGACATAACCATAGAGCATGTCATGCCTCAAACTCTGTCAGCAGAATGGGAGCGTGACCTTGGTGCAAGTGCAGCGGAGGTTCACGAGCAGTGGCTTGATACGATTGGGAATCTTACTCTCTCCGGGTACAATCCAACTCTGAGTAACAAACCATTCGCGGAGAAACAGCTTATTCTTGCAGATTCTCATTTCGCGCTGAACACGGCCATGCGCGATCAACGAGCTTGGGGTGAAGTAGAAATTCAGCGTAGGGGCGAAGGACTTGCGGCGGAAGCTGCGCTGATCTGGCAACGGTAG
- the serS gene encoding serine--tRNA ligase, translating to MIDVRILREDPDGVRERMAARGGDIDWEAVLAADRERRETLARWERLKEQKNKLSGEIGRLKKSGDDASALMEEIGTVSKELDALDGPLSETEQRFSASMLDIPNLPDRGVPVGESEADNPVLRQWGEAPEFGFTPRNHWEVGETLGILDFARGAKLAGARFTLYRGQGALLERALIAFMLDLQTREHGYEEILPPFLVNRDTMTGTGQLPKFEEDMFRTADPDYFLIPTAEVPLTNIHREEVLDASDLPRYYCAYTPCFRREAGSYGKDMRGLIRQHQFNKVELVKIVEPEGSFDELEKLTRDAETVLQRLGLHYRVVELCTADLGFSAAKTYDIEVWLPGQGTYREISSCSNCTDFQARRAAIRYRPAPKQRPQFVHTLNGSGLAVGRTLVAILENCQQEDGSVIVPEALRPYMGGLERIG from the coding sequence ATGATTGACGTCAGGATCTTGCGCGAGGACCCGGACGGGGTGCGCGAGCGCATGGCGGCCAGAGGCGGGGACATCGACTGGGAGGCGGTGCTGGCCGCGGACCGGGAGCGGCGGGAGACCCTCGCCCGCTGGGAGCGGCTCAAGGAGCAGAAGAACAAGCTCTCGGGCGAGATCGGCCGCCTCAAGAAGTCGGGGGATGACGCCTCGGCGCTCATGGAAGAGATCGGTACCGTCAGCAAGGAGCTCGACGCGCTGGACGGGCCGCTGAGCGAGACCGAGCAGCGCTTCAGCGCGTCCATGCTCGACATTCCGAACCTGCCGGATCGCGGCGTGCCCGTGGGCGAATCCGAGGCCGACAATCCGGTGCTGCGGCAGTGGGGCGAGGCGCCGGAATTCGGCTTCACTCCCAGGAACCACTGGGAAGTCGGCGAGACCCTGGGCATCCTCGACTTCGCCCGCGGCGCCAAGCTCGCGGGCGCGCGCTTCACCCTCTACCGGGGGCAGGGCGCGCTGCTGGAACGGGCTCTCATCGCCTTCATGCTCGACCTCCAGACCCGGGAGCACGGCTACGAGGAGATCCTGCCCCCGTTCCTGGTGAACCGCGACACCATGACCGGCACCGGCCAGCTTCCCAAGTTCGAGGAGGACATGTTCCGCACGGCGGATCCGGACTACTTCCTCATCCCCACCGCCGAGGTGCCGCTCACCAACATCCACCGGGAAGAGGTCCTCGACGCGTCCGACCTGCCCCGCTACTACTGCGCCTACACCCCCTGTTTCCGCCGGGAGGCGGGCTCCTACGGCAAGGACATGCGCGGGCTGATCCGGCAGCACCAGTTCAACAAGGTGGAGCTGGTGAAGATCGTCGAGCCGGAAGGCTCATTCGACGAGTTGGAAAAGCTCACCCGCGACGCCGAGACCGTGCTTCAGCGCCTGGGCCTGCACTACCGCGTGGTGGAACTGTGCACCGCGGACCTGGGCTTCTCCGCGGCCAAGACCTACGACATCGAGGTGTGGCTGCCCGGCCAGGGCACCTACCGCGAGATCAGCTCCTGCTCCAACTGTACCGACTTCCAGGCCCGCCGCGCCGCCATCCGCTACCGCCCCGCCCCCAAGCAACGCCCCCAGTTCGTCCACACCCTCAACGGCTCGGGCCTCGCCGTCGGCCGCACCTTGGTGGCCATCCTGGAGAACTGTCAGCAGGAGGACGGCAGCGTCATCGTTCCCGAGGCGCTACGGCCGTACATGGGCGGGTTGGAGAGGATCGGATAG
- a CDS encoding ATP-binding protein has translation MVFYSDLDGGIFRNGRNLIPNWTEGIPLREAIMPNPTTRGKYVPRHSEARVREALTDTRIVAIVGPRQSGKTTLARRIAADDGRPFISLDDDQNRRFAADDPIGFVRGNPTAVIDEIQRAPALILAIKQAVDEDARPGRYLITGSVDLFRAAISPDSLAGRIETIELLPFSQAEITRSGVPGFLDRAFSGDFPNLAAADATTDLTQCVLAGGFPEALSRPLPSRRANWLRAYAGSLAERDVSDIASVGNRDAMARLLDHAAAAAGQLLNMSGIGARLGVDGKTVDRWLALFEHMFLVRRVYAWHRNDLKRLVKRPKLQFLDSGLLAALRRIDSAAIAADRQQLGPLLECFVYSELAKAATLVDHPTFFSHYRDKDRVEVDLVLERLPNAIVGIEVKAGATAHPGDFKGLARLREATGSRFACGIVLHDGDRIQQAGPKLFAMPVSALWKA, from the coding sequence ATGGTGTTCTATTCCGATTTGGACGGTGGTATATTCCGAAATGGACGCAACTTGATTCCGAATTGGACGGAAGGGATTCCACTTCGCGAGGCCATCATGCCAAATCCGACCACACGCGGGAAGTATGTGCCACGGCATTCGGAGGCACGAGTCCGCGAGGCGCTTACGGACACCCGCATCGTCGCCATCGTGGGTCCGCGGCAATCCGGCAAGACGACCCTCGCCCGGCGTATCGCCGCTGACGACGGCCGCCCCTTCATCTCCCTGGACGACGATCAAAACCGACGTTTCGCCGCGGACGATCCCATAGGCTTCGTCCGTGGCAACCCGACGGCGGTTATCGACGAGATTCAGCGTGCGCCGGCGCTGATCCTGGCCATCAAGCAGGCCGTCGACGAAGATGCGCGGCCCGGGCGCTATCTGATTACCGGATCGGTGGACCTCTTCAGGGCCGCCATCTCCCCCGATTCGCTTGCAGGCCGCATCGAAACCATCGAACTGCTCCCCTTTTCCCAAGCCGAAATAACCCGGAGCGGCGTGCCGGGTTTCCTGGATCGGGCATTCTCCGGAGACTTCCCGAACCTCGCGGCAGCGGACGCCACGACGGATCTGACTCAGTGCGTCCTTGCCGGCGGCTTCCCCGAAGCCCTTTCACGGCCGCTGCCGTCACGCCGCGCGAACTGGCTGCGAGCCTACGCGGGTTCGCTGGCCGAGCGCGACGTCTCGGATATCGCAAGCGTTGGGAACCGCGACGCAATGGCCCGGCTGCTCGATCACGCGGCAGCCGCGGCCGGTCAGTTACTCAACATGAGTGGGATAGGGGCACGCCTGGGAGTGGACGGAAAGACCGTCGACCGCTGGCTGGCCCTGTTCGAGCACATGTTCCTTGTCCGACGGGTCTACGCCTGGCATCGCAACGACCTGAAGCGCTTGGTCAAGCGGCCCAAGCTCCAGTTCCTCGACTCGGGCCTGCTTGCCGCGCTTCGGCGGATCGACAGCGCCGCCATCGCCGCAGACCGGCAGCAACTCGGTCCGTTGCTGGAATGCTTCGTGTACTCCGAGCTTGCGAAAGCCGCTACCCTGGTGGATCATCCGACATTCTTCTCCCACTACCGGGACAAGGACCGGGTCGAGGTGGATCTGGTGCTGGAGCGGTTGCCGAACGCCATTGTCGGCATCGAGGTCAAGGCAGGCGCCACCGCCCACCCCGGCGATTTCAAGGGTTTGGCCCGCCTCCGGGAAGCGACGGGCTCGCGCTTTGCCTGCGGCATCGTCCTCCACGACGGGGACCGTATTCAGCAGGCGGGGCCGAAGCTGTTCGCCATGCCGGTGAGCGCGCTGTGGAAGGCGTGA